A window from Leguminivora glycinivorella isolate SPB_JAAS2020 chromosome 16, LegGlyc_1.1, whole genome shotgun sequence encodes these proteins:
- the LOC125234835 gene encoding glucose dehydrogenase [FAD, quinone]-like, which produces MQKWKKRGNGAMSSNVTDDLCRVCDGRIECAPTAILLISLVHTLYGTIGPKPDYFGKNRANLTRQAKGQEKYPHSKYQEPYDIEYDFVVVGGGTAGCVVASRLSENKQWKVLLLEAGPEEPKMALIPGLTSEFRGSSLDWNYSMRPKKGFCRNRGGKGCEVVQGRVLGGTSSINDMAYMRGSAADYDEWAVIGNHGWDFSHVLPYYRYSEGNYDKDISKNKLFHSTQGPLDVGRYPYADYNVDVLLSALNELGYNYTDINSRDQLGFMRIQTMSYFGERVSSYTAFIEAIRNQRSNLDIGTEALVTKIKFLDGDEIKATGVDYVTNGTKIRVKVNKEVILSAGAINSPKLLMASGIGPKEYLEFLGINVVNDLAVGSNFHDHVAVCLPVIKLGKTSTNKKFPEKLKDISQYYMKSNGPLSANFQVVAFLETNVSDILNTADIEIRFKGHNSNMYYSHIDMCVSLLTPKSRGQVILNSSDPLYGNPLIYPNFLKVPADERKLLYGIQEVVKLFDTEVFRTAQLEFDPRPILNNECQDYEKVSDEFWLCIIRYFSSPAHNYVGTCKMGTSADPTAVVDQKLKVYGVKNLRVVDASVIPKITRGSTAAPVIMIAEKASDLIKTDWY; this is translated from the exons ATGCAGAAGTGGAAAAAGCGAGGAAATGGTGCAATGAGCTCGAACGTCACGGATGATCTGTGCAGGGTCTGCGATGGCAGGATAGAGTGTGCTCCGACGGCCATACTGCTCATTTCTCTGGTGCATACCCTGTATGGGACCATCGGACCGAAACCGGATTACTTTGGGAAGAACAG AGCCAACCTAACCCGTCAAGCCAAAGGCCAGGAGAAGTACCCCCACTCCAAGTACCAGGAGCCATACGACATTGAATACGACTTCGTGGTCGTCGGCGGCGGGACGGCAGGCTGCGTGGTGGCCAGCAGACTTTCCGAAAACAAGCAATGGAAG GTGTTGCTTCTTGAAGCAGGCCCCGAAGAACCCAAGATGGCGCTGATTCCCGGCTTGACTAGCGAGTTCCGCGGCTCTAGCTTGGACTGGAATTACAGCATGAGGCCTAAGAAAGG ATTCTGCCGTAACCGCGGCGGCAAAGGCTGCGAGGTGGTCCAGGGCCGCGTGCTGGGTGGCACCAGCTCCATCAACGACATGGCCTACATGCGCGGCAGCGCCGCCGACTACGACGAGTGGGCCGTTATCGGCAACCACGGCTGGGACTTCTCCCACGTCCTCCCCTACTACAGGTACTCCGAGGGCAACTACGACAAAGACATCTCCAAGAACAAACTCTTCCACTCGACCCAAGGACCTCTAGATGTCGGCAGATACCCGTACGCCGATTACAACGTCGATGTCCTATTAAGCGCACTCAATGAACTAGGGTACAATTACACAGATATCAATTCAAGAGACCAGTTAGGCTTCATGAGAATACAAACCATGTCTTATTTCGGGGAAAGAGTCAGCTCGTACACCGCTTTTATTGAAGCTATCAGAAATCAGAGAAGTAACTTAGATATAGGCACAGAAGCGCTTGTAACCAAAATAAAGTTTCTTGATGGAGACGAAATTAAAGCTACGGGAGTCGATTATGTTACAAATGGTACAAAAATAAGAGTTAAAGTCAATAAAGAAGTTATTTTAAGCGCCGGTGCTATCAATTCACCAAAATTGTTAATGGCTTCTGGCATAGGTCCTAAGGAATACTTAGAGTTTTTAGGTATAAATGTTGTTAATGATTTAGCTGTAGGTTCTAATTTTCATGATCACGTAGCGGTATGTTTACCTGTTATAAAGTTGGGGAAGACATCGACGAATAAAAAGTTTCCAGAAAAATTAAAGGACATATCACAGTATTACATGAAAAGCAATGGTCCTTTGTCGGCAAATTTTCAAGTGGTGGCATTTTTAGAGACCAATGTATCAGACATACTTAATACAGCTGATATCGAAATAAGATTCAAGGGACACAACTCCAATATGTACTATAGTCACATAGATATGTGCGTTTCTCTTTTAACGCCTAAAAGCCGCGGTCAAGTAATTCTAAATTCTAGCGATCCATTATATGGTAATCCTCTGATATACCCGAACTTTCTAAAAGTTCCAGCAGACGAGAGGAAATTGCTGTACGGAATACAAGAGGTTGTGAAGCTTTTTGATACAGAAGTATTCAGAACGGCACAGCTGGAGTTTGACCCGCGGCCCATACTGAACAACGAATGCCAAGACTATGAGAAGGTGTCTGATGAATTTTGGTTATGTATCATTCGATATTTCTCAAGCCCTGCGCATAACTATGTAGGCACGTGTAAAATGGGCACAAGCGCCGATCCAACAGCAGTAGTAGATCAAAAATTAAAAGTATATGGAGTAAAGAACTTGAGAGTGGTCGACGCATCTGTTATTCCAAAAATAACTAGAGGTTCTACTGCAGCTCCGGTTATTATGATAgctgaaaaagctagtgatttaATAAAAACAGATTGGTATTGA